From the Candidatus Hydrogenedentota bacterium genome, the window CGCAACTTGCCAGCCAATCGTTGTCGCGCGAGAAGGACCTATTTGAGAAGCAGATATCTGCGCGCCAGGACTTGGAGGCGGCGCAGGCGGCATCGGCCGTATGTCAGAGCGCCGTGAATGAGGCGCGCCAGCATCTCTTGAATCTGGGTTTGGAGCAGTCCGAGATTGATAAGGCTGTCAAGGGAGGCAAGGAGCATTCCTTGGCGCCGATTCGCGCTCCGTTTGATGCGACCGTCATTGATCGCAGCGCCGCGCGCGGAGCGGCGGTCGAACCCGGCACTCCCCTGTTGCAGATTGTCGACCTGTCCACGATGTGGTTGCAGCTCTCCGTTCCGGAGAGCGCGTTATCCACGATTGGGATCGGCTTGGACGTGCGAGCGCATTTCGATGCCTACCCTGAGTCCACATTCAGCGGCACGATCGATTGGATTGCCCCGATTGTCGATCCTCAGACTCGAATGGTCCAGGCGAGGGCCGTCTTGGCAAACCCGGATGGTCTCCTGAAGGACGGGCTCTTTGGCCGCGTAGAGATTGGAGACTCTCAACGACATGAAGGCATCACCGTGCCTTCGGGCGCCGTGCAAGAAGTCGACGGAATCCCTGTAGTCTTTCGCAGGCTCGAGGATGACTTGTTCGAGACCAGAAGAATCGATACACGTCCCGCAGCAGACGGGCGTGTCGTGGTACTTGCGGGCCTCGCTTCCGATGAAGAGATTGTGACTGAAGGCAGCTACATCGTGAAGTCTGAACTTCTCAAAGCGCGGCTTGGCGCTGGCTGCGCGGACCACTGAGGGGAGGACACCACGAATGCTGGAAAGACTCGTTGCATTAGCCTTAGAGAATCGCATCTTCATCATCGTGGCGTTCCTGGGCGCCAGTGGCTTCGGGGCGTGGCGGGCGGCGGACCTTGAGATTGACGCCTTCCCTGACACGTCGTCGGTGCAGGTTCAAGTGAATACCACCGCGCCGTCGCTGAATGCGGCTGAGATTGAGCAGCAGATTGCGTTGCCGATCGAACTCGCGATCGCAGGATTGCCCGGGTTGGTGGAATCGCGGTCGGTGTCGAAATTCGGCTTTGGCCAGGTTGTCGCGGTGTTCAGTGACGACACGGATATCTACGCCGCGCGGCAGTTCATAACCGAGAGGCTGAACTCGATTGAGCTGGCTGAGGGAATCGACCGTCCCCAGCTTGGCCCCATATCCACGGGGTTGGGCGAAGTGCTCCACTATGTCGTCCGATCCAGCAACCCATCTCGGACGCTGTCGGAGATTCGCGAGCTGCACGATTGGGTGGTCAAACCGGAGTTGCTCAAAGTCCCCGGGGTTGCCGAGGTGAACAGTTGGGGAGGATTTGAGAAGCAGTTTCACGTCATCGCCAATCCCGAGGCGCTCGTGAAATATGGTCTCACGATGAGTGACATAGAAGATGCCCTGCGCCGCAACAATGAGAACGTGGGCGGGGGGCAGCTTGATCGCGCGGGCGAATCGCTTCTCGTGCATGGTCTTGGGCGAGTCTCATCCGTCGATGAGATCCAGTCCATTGTGATACGAGCGGTCGATGGACAACCGCTTTTCCTTCGCGATGTCGCCGACGTGCGTCTCGATCATGAAATTCGGCGGGGAGCCGTGACATTTCAGGGACAGGGAGAGGCGCTGCTGGGTCTAGGTTTCATGTTGCTCGGCGAGAACAGCAACGAAGTCACGGGCGCATTGCGCGCGCGTCTGGCCGCCGCCGCGCAGGCATTGCCAGAGGACATCACCATTTCTGTTGTCTACGACCGCACAGAATTGGTATCGCAGGTCATCGGAACCGTTAAGCACAACTTGCTGCTTGGCGGCATCTTTGTCGTCGCCGTGTTGTTCCTCTTGCTGGGCAACATGCGGGCGGGACTTCTTGTTGCAGTGACGATTCCGATGGCGATGTTGTTCGCCGTTGTCGGCATGTACGAGATGTCGATCGCTGCAAGCCTGCTCAGTCTCGGCGCGATTGACTTCGGGATACTCGTCGACGGAAGTGTAGTCATGACTGAAGTGAATCTGCGCCGATTGCGCGAAGAGCAAGCCCGTTTGGGTCGAAAGCTGAGCTCCAAGGAACGCCTTGCGTGCATTGTCGCATCCAGCAAAGAGATCGTAAGGCCCATCGCGTTTGGCATGTTTATCATACTTGTGGTGTTCGTTCCCGTCCTGACGCTGGAAGGTGCGGAAGGAAAGATGTTTCGTCCCATGGCGTGGACGTTCATCTTTGCCTTGATTGGTGCGCTGCTTATCGCGGTTCTTTTGTCACCGGTACTCTCGTACTACGGGTTGCCGTGGAATGCGCGTCCCGAACGGCACGGTCTCGCTCATCTCCTAACGCGGATCTACGGGTTTGTCCTGCACGGCGCGATTCGAGCGCGCGCGCTGGTCATTGCCGCGACGATAGGCGCCATCGCCGGGACAGTCATGCTTGTTCCGAAGCTTGGCGCGGAGTTCACCCCGCGTCTCAGCGAAGGTTCCATTGTCGGAAATGTAGTCCGCCTTGCCGGAGTGTCAATTCCCACCTCCGTAGATTACAACACTCGTATCGAGAAGCAGCTTCTGCAGGAATTCCCGGACGAAATCAAATATGTGTGGAGTCGAATCGGGGTCGCGGAAGTAGCCACAGACCCGATGGGTACGGAACTGACCGACATCTTTCTCACGTTGCATCCGCGAGAGCAGTGGACAAAAGCGGCGAGCCAGTCGGAGTTGGTGGCGCAGATCCAAGAGACGCTGCGCGACTTGCCCGGCCAAACCATGGGATTCAGTCAGCCCATAGAAATGCGAATGAACGAGCTCTCTTCGGGATTGCGGTCGGACGTGGGAATCAAGGTCTTCGGCGATGATTTCGATGAGCTTATTCGGATCGCGGAGAATATTCAGCGGGTCCTGCTGGATATCGAAGGTGTATCGGACATATCCATCGATCAGATTACGGGG encodes:
- a CDS encoding efflux RND transporter periplasmic adaptor subunit is translated as MNKQMTRLVVAQVAIVVLAICMPGCEKGFATDRASHDAGKATATEPEAQRDPNRLWCKEHNVYEDECTVCHPELKQDAARAGKDEHRSEAGDAREHETGASNGGVPMCGEHRLPEAECGNCRPDTLSTLKVGQGLKVRLPSDSSLSKAGVTLGRPTSESADTTRSLLGHVSFNRNKSAAVTTLLSGVLVDVFKDVGEQVREGEIVATVRSPELAQVAAEYKKALAEAQLASQSLSREKDLFEKQISARQDLEAAQAASAVCQSAVNEARQHLLNLGLEQSEIDKAVKGGKEHSLAPIRAPFDATVIDRSAARGAAVEPGTPLLQIVDLSTMWLQLSVPESALSTIGIGLDVRAHFDAYPESTFSGTIDWIAPIVDPQTRMVQARAVLANPDGLLKDGLFGRVEIGDSQRHEGITVPSGAVQEVDGIPVVFRRLEDDLFETRRIDTRPAADGRVVVLAGLASDEEIVTEGSYIVKSELLKARLGAGCADH
- a CDS encoding CusA/CzcA family heavy metal efflux RND transporter yields the protein MLERLVALALENRIFIIVAFLGASGFGAWRAADLEIDAFPDTSSVQVQVNTTAPSLNAAEIEQQIALPIELAIAGLPGLVESRSVSKFGFGQVVAVFSDDTDIYAARQFITERLNSIELAEGIDRPQLGPISTGLGEVLHYVVRSSNPSRTLSEIRELHDWVVKPELLKVPGVAEVNSWGGFEKQFHVIANPEALVKYGLTMSDIEDALRRNNENVGGGQLDRAGESLLVHGLGRVSSVDEIQSIVIRAVDGQPLFLRDVADVRLDHEIRRGAVTFQGQGEALLGLGFMLLGENSNEVTGALRARLAAAAQALPEDITISVVYDRTELVSQVIGTVKHNLLLGGIFVVAVLFLLLGNMRAGLLVAVTIPMAMLFAVVGMYEMSIAASLLSLGAIDFGILVDGSVVMTEVNLRRLREEQARLGRKLSSKERLACIVASSKEIVRPIAFGMFIILVVFVPVLTLEGAEGKMFRPMAWTFIFALIGALLIAVLLSPVLSYYGLPWNARPERHGLAHLLTRIYGFVLHGAIRARALVIAATIGAIAGTVMLVPKLGAEFTPRLSEGSIVGNVVRLAGVSIPTSVDYNTRIEKQLLQEFPDEIKYVWSRIGVAEVATDPMGTELTDIFLTLHPREQWTKAASQSELVAQIQETLRDLPGQTMGFSQPIEMRMNELSSGLRSDVGIKVFGDDFDELIRIAENIQRVLLDIEGVSDISIDQITGQPTLQVRIDSARLARYGVPREEILGFVEAMGGIEVGVIHEGQRVFPLVVRLPDALRTDIEALKNAPLPTESGAQLTLQQVADVVITDSPATINREWGRRLIRVQTNVRDRDVASFVAEAQRRIADEVVLPQGYIIEWGGQFENLQRAQLRLAIVVPLTLLLVFLLLYFSLGSLRDVVIIYTGVPFAAIGGILALSVRGIPFSVSAAVGFIALSGIAVLNGQIMVSAIRGYRKQGLSLLHAVLEGGKQRLRPVLATAITDAAGFIPMAMSTGVGAEVQRPLATVVVGGMISGTLLTLFLLPILYLIVAERVGAHSEPPVESKATVGV